The genome window TGCCGGTGATGGAAGGCAAGGCCCTGCTCTTCAAGTACCTGGGCGGCGTGGACTGCGTGCCCATCGCGCTCCGCACCAAGGACCCGGACGAGTTCATCCGCACCGCCAAGCTGCTCGAGCCCTCGTTCGGCGGCTTCAACCTCGAAGACATCTCCCAGCCCAAGTGCTTCCGCATCCTCGATACTCTGCGCGCCGAGATGAACGTTCCGGTCTGGCACGACGACCAGCAGGGCACTGCCGCTGTCACCTACGCCGGACTCGTGAACGCGCTCAAGTTTGTCGGCAAGGACATCGCCAAGGTCAAAGTCGTCTTCCTAGGCGCCGGCGCCTCCAACATCGCCATCTCCCGCGTCTGCTTCAAGGGCGGCGTGACGCCCGAGAACACGATCATGTGCGACTCCAAGGGCACGCTCCACAAGGGACGGCCCGAGCTAAAAGCCGAGTTCAAAGAGAAGTGGCACATGGCCGAGATCTCCAACAAGTGGGACGTGCGCGGGACTATCGTAGATGCGATCAAGGAGGCGGACGCACTCATCGCCCTGTCCACGCCCGGCCCGAACACGGTGAAGCCGGAGTGGATCAAGTCGATGGCCAAAGACGCGGTCGTCTTCGTCTGCGCCAACCCCATCCCGGAGATCTGGCCTTGGGACGCGCTGGAAGCCGGCGCTGCGGTCGTTGCGACCGGCCGTTCCGATTTCCCCAACCAGGTCAACAACTCGCTCGGATTCCCCGGCATCTTCCGGGGCACCCTCGACGTTCAGGCCAAGACGATAACCGATGAGATGTGCATTGCGGCCGCGTTGGAACTGGCCAAGGTCGCCGAGGACCGTGGCCTCAAGCATGACTACTTGGTCCCGACGATGGACGACTGGGAGGTCTTCCCGCGCGAAGCCGTAGCGGTCGGCATGAAGGCGATTGAACAGGGCGTTGCCCGTATCACGATGTCCCGCGACGAGCTGATGAAGAAGTCAACCGCGACCATCAAGCACGCCCGCGAGCTCGTGCAATCGCTGATGAAGGAAGGCTTCATCCCTCCCGCACCCGCGTCCTGAGATGTGCGGGACATGACCGAAGCCCAAGGGGTTTCGGATCGTATCCCAAGCCATGAACCACTGGGGCGGCCTTCCGGCCGCCCCGGTGGTTTCGCTATGTGTCCTATTGGCCCTATACGTCCTATTCTGCTTCGCCCTCAGCGCTGGACCACGAACTTCTGCGTGACTGCAGACTGGCCGTCATCCAGCCGCACCAGGTAAACCCCACCCCTCAAGAGACGCAGGTCCAGCGGAAGATCACCAGTGCGGTCAGCGAGGAAGCGACGCGTGACTACCGGTCGGCCCGAGACGTCGAGGAGAGTGATCCTCGCTGGTCCGGCCCGGCGGAGGCCGTAATCAACGTGCAGGACGCTACCGGCAAGCGGACTCGGCGACAGCGTCAAGCTCATCCCGACATGGTGCTCAATCTGCACCCAGCCCGAAATCCCGGCGACACTCACGAACACGATGTCGGTGTCGTTCGGACGGTACGTGTCCGCCGGATAGGTAATGTACGCCTTGCAGGTCTCGTTGCCGCCCGAGTAGACCCATGGGTCTAGCGTCACAACCGTGCTCTCCCCCACCGCAACAAAGATGTTCATCGTGGAGTCCGAGTATCCGCTCGGCACCATCTTCACATCAAGCCGCGGCACTGCCGCAGGTACGACAAACATGTTGATCAGTCTGATCTGCACCGGCACAAGCCCCGGCTCCTCGCTATCTGTAGGGCTCACTATCTCGGCCGCAACGTCTAACCCTGACGCAGTCCGTATGAACACAACGTCCGTGTCGTTCGAGTGGTTTGAGTCCGCAGGATATGTGATCCACGCCGTGCAGGTCTCGTGGCTGCTCACCGCTGACACCCAGGGATTCAGCGTCACAACCTTGTTCTCGCCCACACCAACCGTCACATACCCAGACGAGTCCCGGTATCCGCTCGGCACTATCTTGACAATTATGTACGGCACCCGCGCAGTCGTGTCGCCTGTATTGGTCAACCTAACCTGCACCGGAATGAGCCCCGGAGCCTCGTACGTATCCGGCCTCACAATCTCGGTCACGACATCCAACGTCGATGGAAGACCTTCAACGGGTCTACCGACTATTGGTGAAGGTGTACCCGGCACGACTGCAGCGCACAGGGCGAGGGTCAGAACTACGACTACGGTTCTGCTGGGCATGTTCGCCTCCAGACGCGGGCCCTTCTCGGTCCCTTTCCTCCTGCAGGCGATGCGGCTGCGCCGGGTCCGTGGCAGCGCGGTCGCGCCGATTCCGTCCGCCGGTCGCCTCAACTCCGGCGCACGCTGTCCAGTGCGCCCCTGAGGCAACACGATTGTATAGCGCATCCGCTCCCCGTCAAGCCCCCGAATGGCATCGGGGCGGCCTTCCGGCCGCCCGGCAGTGTTTCGGTATGAGTCCTATTGGTCCTATGGGCCCTATTCCCTTGCCTCCGGCGCTTCGTAGTTCGGCGCTTCCTTAGTGATGGTCACATCGTGCGGGTGGCTCTCGCGCAGGCCCGCGCCGGTTATCTTCACGAACTTGGCCTTGCGCCGGAACTCAGGGATCGTGCCCGCTCCGCAGAACCCCATTGCGGCCCTGACTCCGCCATCGAGCTGAAAAAGCACGTCCCTCACGCTGCCCCGGTACGGTACCCGGCCGACAATCCCCTCGGGAACGAGCTTGGCCTGCCCTTCCTGGAAATACCGGTCAGACGATCCCTTCTTCATCGCGTCGAGCGAGCCCATGCCGCGGTAGACCTTGTAGCGCCGGCCTTCCAGCAACACGTCCTCGCCCGGGCTCTCGTCGGTCCCAGCCAGAAGATTCCCCATCATCACGGTGCCGGCCCCGGCCGCGAGCGCCTTGGCCACGTCTCCGGAGTAGCGGATGCCGCCGTCAGCAATCACCGGTATTCGCCTCGACTTCAGGGCAGCCGAGCATTCCATCACCGCGGTCAGTTGCGGCACGCCCACTCCCGCGACAATCCGCGTCGTGCAAATCGAGCCGGGCCCGACCCCGACCTTCACTGCATCGCAGCCGGCCTCGGCCAGGGCAAGTGCCCCTTCGGAAGTGCCGACGTTGCCCGCGACTACCTGCAACTTCGGGTACTTTCTCCGGAGTTGGCGGGCCGCCCCGAC of candidate division WOR-3 bacterium contains these proteins:
- a CDS encoding NADP-dependent malic enzyme, producing the protein MLLHPFYKGKYQTVPKCCIRDFNDFAIWYTPGVAAPCKDIQAHPEKSFEHTNRANTICVLTDGTRVLGLGDIGPEASMPVMEGKALLFKYLGGVDCVPIALRTKDPDEFIRTAKLLEPSFGGFNLEDISQPKCFRILDTLRAEMNVPVWHDDQQGTAAVTYAGLVNALKFVGKDIAKVKVVFLGAGASNIAISRVCFKGGVTPENTIMCDSKGTLHKGRPELKAEFKEKWHMAEISNKWDVRGTIVDAIKEADALIALSTPGPNTVKPEWIKSMAKDAVVFVCANPIPEIWPWDALEAGAAVVATGRSDFPNQVNNSLGFPGIFRGTLDVQAKTITDEMCIAAALELAKVAEDRGLKHDYLVPTMDDWEVFPREAVAVGMKAIEQGVARITMSRDELMKKSTATIKHARELVQSLMKEGFIPPAPAS
- a CDS encoding T9SS type A sorting domain-containing protein yields the protein MRYTIVLPQGRTGQRAPELRRPADGIGATALPRTRRSRIACRRKGTEKGPRLEANMPSRTVVVVLTLALCAAVVPGTPSPIVGRPVEGLPSTLDVVTEIVRPDTYEAPGLIPVQVRLTNTGDTTARVPYIIVKIVPSGYRDSSGYVTVGVGENKVVTLNPWVSAVSSHETCTAWITYPADSNHSNDTDVVFIRTASGLDVAAEIVSPTDSEEPGLVPVQIRLINMFVVPAAVPRLDVKMVPSGYSDSTMNIFVAVGESTVVTLDPWVYSGGNETCKAYITYPADTYRPNDTDIVFVSVAGISGWVQIEHHVGMSLTLSPSPLAGSVLHVDYGLRRAGPARITLLDVSGRPVVTRRFLADRTGDLPLDLRLLRGGVYLVRLDDGQSAVTQKFVVQR